The Candidatus Tanganyikabacteria bacterium nucleotide sequence TTCCGGCCGCCCGGTCGGGATCCATGTGAAGGACATCGCCCTGCCGGCCGGGGTCTCGTTGCTGGCGGCGGGCACAGGCGACCAGGTAAGTTCGGCTTACCCCTCGATGAAGCATGGGCTGTTCACCTACTTCCTGCTCAAGGGGTTGCGTGGCGAGGCCGGCCAATCGGGCCGGGTGACCGTCGGCGATCTGGGCCGGTATCTCGGAACCAAGGTCCCGCCTCT carries:
- a CDS encoding caspase family protein translates to MASFYKSLATAQARSVTVMLDACFSGQAGRGEKTVGLLASGRPVGIHVKDIALPAGVSLLAAGTGDQVSSAYPSMKHGLFTYFLLKGLRGEAGQSGRVTVGDLGRYLGTKVPPL